A genomic stretch from Psilocybe cubensis strain MGC-MH-2018 chromosome 1, whole genome shotgun sequence includes:
- a CDS encoding Mediator of RNA polymerase II transcription subunit 7, protein MDEDNAELRNPFPSPPSHYTKYTTHNLNLLALLKERAPEDQDANQHEILKDQTDVPDWPLIQLEKPRVDWILEEPDAYYDVFGDRWFVKEKIPSLGELGGNQLYPADPTIDRRPALRSILRSLLVTYSSLMGALLSPPPLSPEVPPDWQRHVEWINVLSQNLMAAANDLRPVQARGNLEMMMKRQLDLRREETRKIHEKCDTLSTKLNQLRSTVQRMLADENTPSQPEAKTSNNQPSPQITQVDVLNWAEQV, encoded by the exons ATGGACGAAGACAACGCTGAGCTCAGAAATCCCTTTCCTTCACCTCCTTCTCATTATACAAAGTACACGACACACAATCTTAACCTTCTTGCCTTACTCAAGGAAAGGGCTCCTGAAGACCAGGATGCCAATCAACACGAGATTCTGAAAGACCAGACTGACGTGCCCGACTGGCCTCTTATACAACTCGAGAAACCCCGTGTAGACTGGATACTTGAAGAGCCGGATGCATACTATGATGTCTTCGGTGATAGGTGGTTT GTGAAGGAAAAGATTCCTTCGTTGGGAGAACTAGGAGGAAACCAGCTCTACCCTGCTGACCCTACCATAG ACCGTCGTCCTGCTCTACGTTCTATACTGAGGTCATTGTTGGTTACATATTCATCTTTGATGGGTGCCCTTTTGTCCCCCCCTCCCCTATCGCCAGAGGTGCCTCCGGATTGGCAACGACACGTCGAATGGATAAACGTGCTAAGTCAAAACCTGATGGCTGCTGCCAACGACCTACGACCTGTCCAG GCTCGCGGCAATCttgagatgatgatgaaacgTCAACTGGACCTCAGAAGGGAGGAAACTAGAAAGATTCATGA GAAATGCGACACCCTGAGCACAAAATTAAACCAACTGCGCTCCACTGTGCAAAGAATGTTGGCCGACGAAAACACT CCTTCCCAACCAGAGGCGAAGACTTCAAATAACCAACCT TCTCCTCAAATCACCCAAGTTGACGTATTGAATTGGGCGGAACAAGTTTAA
- a CDS encoding Splicing factor 3A subunit 2, with translation MDYQNRVGSKFGGGGVAGASETNVDRRERLRKLALETIDLAKDPYILRNHLGSLECRLCLTLHTNEGSYLAHTQGKKHQTNLARRAARDAKDTQLTIAPTQSNVQRKVFLKIGRPGYRVTKVRDRDTGKEGMMVQVHLPQIKEGVLPRRRFMSAWEQKREPPNKAYQYLIVAAEPYETIAFRIPAREIEDEADDAGYWNWSHWDPDTKQYSFQFMFRLAY, from the exons ATGG ACTACCAG AATCGCGTTGGCTCAAAATtcggtggaggaggagtCGCTGGTGCTTCAGAAACCAATGTAGACAGAAGGGAACGTCTCAGAAAACTGGCTCTTGAGACTATTGATCTTGCCAAG GATCCTTACATTCTCCGCAACCATCTGGGATCACTCGAATGTCGTCTATGTCTAACATTACATACAAATGAAGGGTCCTATCTTGCACATACCCAAGGGAAAAAGCATCAGACCAACCTTGCTCGCCGTGCTGCGCGTGACGCCAAAGATACACAACTAACCATTGCTCCCACACAAAGCAACGTTCAACGCAAAGTGTTCCTGAAAATTGGCCGACCTGGATACAGAGTCACCAAAGTCCGTGACAGAGACACAggcaaagaaggcatgaTGGTTCAAGTCCACTTGCCACAAATTAAGGAGGGTGTTTTACCCCGTCGGAGGTTTATGAGCGCTTGGGAACAAAAGCGAGAACCTCCAAACAAAGCATACCAGTATCTCATC GTTGCAGCTGAACCATACGAAACCATTGCATTCCGTATCCCCGCGCGTGAAATTGAGGACGAGGCCGATGATGCTGGGTACTGGAATTGGTCGCACTGGGACCCTGATACAAAACAATACAGCTTCCAGTTCATGTTCAGACTAGCTTATTGA
- a CDS encoding 4-coumarate--CoA ligase-like 1, which produces MHMFPLPKGGKEYDLTIPQFILRGSGTNELPRPARPSNVPFFIEDRTGRGVVYEEAHYRTYGLANALSLKWNIGPQDVDYATIIWAVHALGGIITPANPAYTAEELAYQLSLTKAKLIAVHPEHLNAALAAAQSCGLSEASFFVLGPSEKPEIPTIDELVTFGASRGENYRAIRLKPGEASRTIAFLSFSSGTTAISHYGVIANIIQMATHYRINDPTWPSKYVSPGDVVLGNIYGLVVIGSIVVIPKFNFFDFLESIERHRITHLYLVPPQIVLFCKHPAAKGRDFSYVKFCLSGAAPLSGELMSQVSKVFPNAVIGQGYGLTETSTTICSIRHDRKLGTVGSAGELIPGITAKVVKPDGTYAKEGEQGELVVKGPNMAMGYYNNPTATAETFVDGWVRTGDEVIIKELEVFIVDRLKEILKVRGFQVAPAELEGHLLLHPDVADACVVGIPDEYSGEIPLAYVVPSVDALKRMENNENAAEELKKEIQRHVSAAKVQYKWLSGGVEFIDAIPKNPSGFTEILAVQWSHNRLSSPSLKYDAVAVQSNTVNVDAISDEAEQLHSGLVLVFIVSMKFRRSVQQPKYVEEPKSIAPALLSDPAFSPDPHLNPYYVLNGEPAEPPVGHPSLKAKNRRRHSDFAQPILASDSFDFDLIPPPNSPVAPSPVPKVAHFPFPSHNPPPVAAVTPPTTQPPVAAHTRASVAFATVTLPKEHKKRRMPFLSRLKSSVVSVDSPAAVPTRNARAEDDVTQQTRPVLAPRNASEPPKSSTRTRPGYPMRSMTVSGASTPTARSVGKSIAPSQISIARTNDLDRIDELDDTNPWGISLHHKGPYEAATQALKSSNSSAIWGTGTSAFSDYPRQALHAHGNVSIYLVVRVYILLIVSTTALRSTTSTYRCVIEPLARSNTSPELRYFSASAISAPTSSCFWTTIE; this is translated from the exons ATGCATATGTTTCCACTTCCCAAAGGAGGAA AGGAAT ATGACTTGACAATCCCCCAGTTCATTCTTCGAGGCAGCGGGACCAACGAGTTACCTCGACCTGCGAGGCCAAGCAATGTCCCTTTCTTCATTGAGGACCGTACTGGCCGTGGGGTTGTTTATGAGGAG GCTCACTATCGTACATACGGCCTTGCGAACGCTTTAAGTTTAAAGTGGAACATTG GCCCGCAAGATGTTG ATTACGCAACCATCATTTGGGCGGTTCACGCACTGGGAGGTATAATAAC CCCAGCGAACCCGGCATATACAGCAGAAGAGCTTGCATATCAACTATCTTTAACGAAAGCAAAGCTTATTGCCGTTCATCCTGAACATCTTAATGCTGCTTTGGCTGCTGCGCAGTCCTGCGGTCTTTCTGAAGCATCGTTCTTTGTTTTGGGCCCGAGTGAAAAACCGGAAATACCAACAATTGATGAGCTTGTCACCTTTGGCGCCAGTCGCGGCGAAAATTATAGGGCCATCCGACTCAAGCCGGGAGAGGCATCGAGAACTATCGCCTTTCTGTCCTTTTCTAGTGGAACAACAG CCATTTCGCACTACGGTGTCATTGCAAATATAATCCAGATGGCTACCCACTACAGAATAAATGATCCAACATGGCCATCCAAATATGTGTCTCCAGGTGATGTGGTTTTAGGAA ATATCTATGGACTTGTTGTTATA GGATCTATTGTTGTCATCCCTAAATTTAATTTCTTCGACTTCTTAGAGAGCATAGAAAGACACAGGATCACACACTTGTA CCTTGTACCTCCTCAGATCGTCCTTTTCTGCAAA CACCCAGCGGCCAAAGGACGCGACTTCAGCTATGTCAAGTTTTGTTTATCCGGGGCAGCCCCTTTGAGCGGAGAGCTCATGTCGCAAGTATCGAAAGTTTTTCCCAACGCTGTCATCGGCCAAGGATATG GTCTTACGGAAACCTCTACTACCATTTGCTCTATCCGTCATGATCGCAAACTGGGTACAGTTGGCAGTGCCGGAGAATTGATTCCTGGTATCACCGCAAAGGTCGTAAAGCCAGACGGAACGTATGCCAAGGAAGGAGAACAAGGTGAACTGGTGGTGAAGGGACCCAACATGGCCATGGGGTATTACAATAATCCCACAGC CACGGCTGAGACGTTTGTGGACGGTTGGGTCCGGACAGGCGATGAAGTCATCATAAAGGAACTTGAGGTCTTCATCGTTGATCGATTAAAG GAAATTTTGAAAGTACGCGGCTTCCAGGTGGCACCAGCTGAGCTTGAAGGACATCTCCTACTTCATCCTGATGTCGCCGATGCATGCGTAGTAGGAATTCCAGACGAATACAGTGGCGAAATACCCCTTGCTTATGTTGTCCCTTCTGTCGATGCCCTCAAACGCATGGAAAATAACGAAAATGCCGCAGAAGAGCTGAAGAAAGAAATCCAGAGG CATGTCTCTGCTGCCAAAGTTCAGTATAAATGGCTTTCTGGAGGCGTAGAGTTCATTGACGCCATCCCAAAGAATCCGTCAG GCTTCACGGAAATCCTTGCTGTTCAGTGGAGTCACAATAGACTCAGTAGTCCTAGTTTAAAATACGATGCTGTTGCAGTGCAATCGAATACTGTTAATG TGGATGCAATAAGTGATGAAGCAGAGCAGCTCCATTCTGGTCTTGTCCTTGTTTTTATCGTATCTATGAAGTTTAGACGGTCTGTTCAGCAGCCCAAATATGTGGAAGAGCCAAAGTCTATTGCGCCTGCTCTGTTGTCAGATCCAGCTTTCTCACCTGACCCGCATCTGAACCCTTATTATGTTCTCAATGGAGAACCTGCTGAGCCGCCAGTGGGCCACCCATCTCTAAAAGCCAAAAATCGAAGGCGACACTCGGATTTCGCACAACCAATTTTGGCCTCTGATTCCTTCGATTTCGACCTTATACCTCCCCCCAACTCTCCAGTTGCACCGAGTCCTGTTCCAAAGGTTGCTcactttccctttccctcccACAACCCACCGCCTGTGGCAGCAGTGACACCGCCTACTACTCAACCACCCGTTGCAGCACACACTCGAGCTTCTGTGGCCTTTGCCACAGTTACTTTGCCTAAGGAACACAAGAAGCGACGCATGCCGTTTCTATCTCGTCTCAAATCGTCTGTAGTGTCCGTAGACTCCCCTGCTGCCGTACCGACGCGGAATGCCCGGGCAGAGGATGATGTCACCCAACAAACACGGCCCGTCCTCGCACCCCGCAATGCCTCAGAGCCACCCAAATCCTCGACGAGGACAAGGCCAGGGTATCCTATGCGAAGTATGACCGTTTCTGGAGCTAGCACTCCAACAGCTAGAAGTGTGGGCAAATCAATAGCACCGAGTCAGATATCTATCGCCCGCACCAATGACTTGGACAGAATTGATGAGCTCGATGATACAAATCCCTGGGGGATTTCTCTACACCATAAAGGTCCTTATGAAGCAGCCACTCAAGCCTTGAAAAGTTCCAATTCTTCTGCCATTTGGGGGACGGGGACCAGTGCATTTAGTGATTATCCTCGCCAGGCTTTGCATGCTCATGGAAATGTAAGCATTTATCTCGTTGTTCGGGTTTACATCCTTCTCATCGTTTCCACTACAGCTTTACGTTCCACCACAAGTACCTACAGGTGTGTCATTGAACCTCTCGCCAGGTCAAATACTTCCCCGGAACTTCGATATTTCTCCGCAAGCGCAATATCCGCGCCCACAAGCAGCTGCTTCTGGACTACCATTGAATAG